The Vigna unguiculata cultivar IT97K-499-35 chromosome 6, ASM411807v1, whole genome shotgun sequence genome contains a region encoding:
- the LOC114187636 gene encoding uncharacterized protein LOC114187636, whose translation MFLHILAHNLKYRVIQFSYYRSKETISRQFNNVLRAIMKVSKDYLKFHTYNLEGLDASRWRWFEKCVGALDGTHIPITVSPEDRPKYRNRKGDVSTNVLAVCGPDLRFIYVLPGWEGSAGDSRVLRDALHRQNKLKIPTGKYFLVDAGYTNGPGFQNNITDEVATIQVTEEWTRFRDTLAMNMFASYQR comes from the exons ATGTTTTTACATATCCTGGCTCACAATCTTAAGTACAGGGTGATACAATTTAGTTACTATAGATCAAAAGAAACAATAAGTAGACAATTCAATAATGTCTTAAGAGCGATAATGAAAGTGAGCAAGGATTATTTGAAGTTTCATACTTATAACCTGGAAGGTCTTGATGCAAGTAGATGGAGATGGTTTGAG AAATGTGTTGGAGCACTTGATGGAACTCATATTCCGATAACAGTTTCTCCAGAAGATAGGCCTAAATATCGTAATAGAAAGGGTGATGTCTCTACAAATGTGTTGGCAGTTTGTGGTCCAGATTTAAGGTTTATTTATGTGTTACCTGGGTGGGAAGGTTCTGCAGGAGATTCTCGAGTATTACGAGATGCTTTACATCgtcaaaataaacttaaaatcccAACTg GTAAGTACTTTCTTGTGGATGCGGGATATACTAATGGTCCTGGAT ttcaaaacaatatcaCAGATGAAGTTGCAACTATTCAAGTCACCGAAGAATGGACAAGATTTCGAGACACATTAGCAATGAATATGTTTGCTAGTTATCAAAGATGA
- the LOC114188536 gene encoding uncharacterized protein LOC114188536 has translation MTERSNDETRSYFSWNLEMERVLAEVLRDQRNMGNKSDGAWKRVAYNAAAVVLSNNFKVQVTWENVKNRIKLWRSWYGVVSDILGQSGFDWDGTKHMITVGDENVWNEYVISHKEARHFRFKAIPNWDDIVDLCAKDRATGHGAETAMDADEVMSKEVTEVNFVGLEDLNATIDLEEPNSNLKRKAQSTSSSTSTQSQRRKISEKELMTASMKDVAESFRRLTHVYGEKVDENEIKEVLDEVRLMPNLTKEQWTKVVKWLADMPKQLAIVRALPIEQKEDYVLIHISTT, from the exons ATGACAGAAAGAAGCAATGATGAAACAAGAAGTTATTTTTCATGGAATTTGGAGATGGAACGTGTGTTAGCTGAAGTATTAAGAGATCAAAGAAACATGGGCAATAAGAGTGACGGAGCTTGGAAAAGAGTTGCATATAATGCTGCAGCTGTAGTGTTATCCAACAACTTCAAAGTCCAAGTCACTTGGGAGAATGTTAAAAATCGAATCAAACTTTGGAGATCATGGTATGGAGTTGTAAGTGACATCCTTGGTCAGAGTGGATTTGATTGGGATGGAACCAAACACATGATTACAGTTGGTGATGAAAATGTATGGAATGAATATGTCATT tcGCATAAGGAGGCTAGACATTTTCGATTCAAAGCAATTCCAAATTGGGATGATATAGTGGATTTATGTGCTAAAGATAGAGCTACTGGTCATGGAGCTGAAACTGCTATGGATGCTGATGAAGTCATGAGTAAAGAGGTAACTGAAGTAAATTTTGTGGGTTTGGAGGACTTGAATGCTACTATAGATTTGGAGGAACCAAACtctaacttaaaaagaaaagcaCAATCTACTTCAAGTTCTACTAGTACACAATCTCAAAGGAGAAAGATTAGTGAAAAAGAGCTAATGACTGCTTCAATGAAAGATGTGGCTGAGTCTTTTAGGCGATTGACACATGTATATGGTGAAAAGGTTgatgaaaatgaaatcaaagaaGTGCTAGATGAGGTGCGTTTAATGCCAAATCTTACTAAGGAACAATGGACTAAAGTTGTTAAATGGTTAGCTGACATGCCAAAACAATTAGCTATTGTGAGAGCCCTTCCAATTGAGCAGAAGGAAGATTATGTTTTAATACATATTTCTACAACTTAA